A segment of the Candidatus Izemoplasmatales bacterium genome:
AGCGGACGATCACGATCACCGACAACGGCATGGGCATGACCTACGAGGAACTGGTGAACAACCTCGGCACGATCGCCAAGTCGGGCACGCTCGAGTTCCTCCAGAGCCTGAAGGACAAGCAGGCCGCCTCGGCCGACCTCATCGGCCAGTTCGGCGTCGGCTTCTACTCCGCCTTCATGGTCTCTTCGAAGGTGGTCGTCGAATCGAAGTCGCCCTATTCCGAGAAGGCCTACCGCTGGATCTCGGAGGGCGAGGACACGTTTACGATCGAGGAGTGCGACAAGGTCTCCCGCGGCACCGAGATCACGCTCCATCTCCGCAAGGACGAGGACGAGGAGAAGTATTCGACCTACCTCGACGACTGGCAGCTCGGCCACCTCGTCAAGAAGTACTCCGACTACGTCAAGTACCCGATCCGGATGGACCGCGAGAAGTCGGTCCCGAAGAAGGACGCCGAGGGCAAGGAGATCGAGGGCAAGTTCGACACCGTCGTCGAGCGCGAGACGCTGAACCAGATGACCCCCATCTGGAACAAGAACAAGTCCGAGCTCAAGGACGACGAGCTCGACCAGTTCTACAAGACCCAGTACGCCGACTACGACGCCCCCGCCTTCACGGTGTGGACCGACGTCGAGGGCGCGATCACCTACAAGTCGATCGTCTACGTGCCCGCCAAGGCGCCCTACAACCTCTATTCCGAGAAGTACGAGAAGGGCCTCCAGCTCTACGCCAAGGGCGTCTTCGTGATGGACAAGTGCAAGGAACTCGTCCCCGACTACCTGCGCTTCGTGAAGGGGCTCGTGGTCTCCCCCGACCTCTCCCTCAACATCTCGCGCGAGATCCTGCAGCACGACCGCCAGCTCAAGAAGATCGCCCAGAACCTCGAGAAGAAGATCCTCGCGGAGTTCGAGAAGGCGCTCAAGAACGACCGCGAGAAGTACGAGAAGTTCTGGGGTGAGTTCGGCGTCAACCTGAAGTACGGCGTCTACGACCAGTTCGGCGAGAAGAAGGACCTTCTCAAGGACCTGATCCTCTTTTCCACCGCGAACCAGGAAAAACGCGTCACCCTCAGGGAATACGTCGAGAAGATGCCCGAAGGCCAGAAGGAGATCTACTTCGCCTCCGCCCCGAACAAGAACCAGGTACGGGTCATGCCGCAGATGGACATCCTGAAGAAGAAGGGCTACGACGTCCTCGTCCTCTCCGACGACGTCGACGAATTCATGATCCAGATCCTGCACGAATACGACAAGCACGAGTTCAAGTCGATCAACCAGGGCGACCTCGACCTCCTCGACGAACAGGAGAAGGAAGCGATCAAGTCCAAGGAGGACGAATCCAGGGACCTCCTCGCCGCGATCCAGGACGTCCTCAAGGACGAGGTCAAGGAAGTCAAGCTCTCGACCCGCCTCTCCGACTCTCCCGTCTGCCTCGTCTCCGGCGAGGGCCTCTCCTTCGAAATGGAGAAGGTCATCAGCCAGATGCCAGGTGACAAGGAGATGAAGGCCGACAAGATCCTCGAGATCAACCCGAACCATCCCCTCTTTCAGGCGATCGGGAAGGTCCACGCGAAGGGTGGCGACCTCCTCTCCGACTTCGCCTGGATCCTCTACGACCAGGCGCTCCTGATCGAGGGCATCGCCGTCAAGGACCCCGTCGGCTTCGCCGAGAAGATGGTCCGCCTGATGATCAAGGCGGCCGAATAAGGAATCGAACGCACCGCGACCCCCAGGGGCCGCGGTTTTTCCTTTTTTCGAGAGAAGCGCGTGACGGCGGCCGCCCGGATGCGGTATAATGACGTCGAGCATCGATCCGGGAAAGCGGGGGATCCCATGTCCGACCTCTACGAAAACGCCCGTTTCTTCACCGGCGAAGGGTTCGCCGAAGCCGTCCTCGTCGAGGACGGACGTTTCGCGTTCGTCGGCTCCGGAACCGAAGCGCGCACCCGTCACCGCGGGGGCGCGGCGGTCGACCTCGGCGGCGCCCTCGTCGTCCCCGGCTTCAACGACAGCCACATGCACCTCTACGGGATGGCACTGATGAACGAACGGCCGGGCCTTCAGGGCGTGCGATCGGTTTCGGAACTGCAGGAGCGCCTTCGCGCGCATCTCGCGTCGCCCCGCTTCACGGGCGGATTCCTGCTCGCCCGCGGCTTCGACCAGAACCGGTTCGACGTCGTCCGCTTTCCGACGCGGGCCGACCTGGACGCGGTCGACGACCGGATCCCGATCGTCGTCACGCGCGTCTGCGGCCACGTCGCCGTCCTCAACACTCCCGCCCTGAAACGATCGGGGATCGACGCATCGACGCGTGTCGACGGCGGTTCGATCGACTTCGCGGACGGGATCCTCGCGGAGAAGGCGCTCGACCTCGTCTTTTCGAACCGGCTTCCGACGACGAAGGCGGAGGTGCGGCGGCTTCTGCTTGCGGGGATGCGCCTTCTGAACCGCGACGGGATCACGACGGTCCAGACGGACGACCTTTCGCACGCCTTCCCGGGAGACTACGAACGCATGATCGAAGTCTACCGCGAACTGGCGGAGGAAGGCCTCCTCACGGTCCGGATCCGCGCGCAGAGCCATCTGCCGACGCTTGCGATGCTCGCGGACTACATCGCGAAGGGGTATCCGAACCGGCGCTACGGGGACTTCCTGAAGATGGGTCCGCTCAAGCTCCTGCTCGACGGGAGCCTCGGCGCCCGCACGGCGGCGATGTCCGCACCGTACGCCGACGATTCCGGGACGTCGGGCATCCTCACCTATTCCGACGAGGAGCTTCATGAACTCGTGGCGACGGCGCATCGCGCCGGCATGTCGGTCGCGATGCACGCGATCGGCGACCGGGCGATGACGCAGGCGCTCGACGTCTACGAACGGGTCCTCGGCGAACTGCCCCGTCCCGACCACCGGCATGCGCTGATCCATTGCCAGATCACGACCGACGCGATCCTCGCCCGGATGGCGCGCCTCGACGTGTACGCGGCCGTCCAGCCGATCTTCATCGACGCCGACATGGCCGTCGTCGAAGCCCGCGTCGGCGCCGCGAAGGCGGTGAAAAGCTACGCCTGGAAGACGATGCAAGACCTTGGGATCAACGTCGCCTTCGGCACCGACGCGCCCGTCGAGGACGCGAACCCCTTCGAGAACCTGCGCGCCGCCGTCCGCCGCACGGATCGGGCGGGCCGGCTTTACCGCCCGGACCAGAAGATGCCGGTCGCGGACGCGATCCGCGCCTATACCGTCGCATCCGCGCGCCAGACCCGGGACGAACGCGAACTGGGATCGATCGCGACGGGGATGCGGGCGGACTTCGCCGTGCTCCCGCCGGACGCGTTCGAACGGATCGAAGGCGGTGGGAAACTGCCGGCGGTCCGAATGACTTTCGTCGGAGGAAAACGCGTTTTCTGATTGAAATCGGGTCGACGTCGACGTCGGCCTTTTTCTTACGTCGGATTCATCGCAAGAAAAAGACCGCCGGTGGGGCGGTCGTCGTCTTTGTCGATGCTGGAGTTTCTGCTTTTCGTCAATCGTGGGAATGCTTCCGCCACGCCGCCCGGTGCAGGCGGTCGAGGGAAGGCATCCGGCGGATGCGGTCGATCACGCGCAGGATCTGGTCGGGGTCGTTTCCGGGAATCACCAGGTCGGCGACCGCGCGGGCTTCGGGATCGGCGCTCTCGAGCGCGATCGCGTAGTCGGCGATCTGCATCATCGGGACGTCGAAGGCCTTTCCGCCGACGGCGACCACGTTCTGTTTCCCGAACGAGGTGACGAGGTGGCAGACCGCCTGTTCCTTGGAGGCGGAGATGCCGTTGATCTTGAGGAACCAGTATCCCTCGACGTCGTCGAAGGGGTAGACGTTCATCACCACGTCGCCGCCGAACGCCTGGGTGCGGATGTGGTCGGCGATCGCGCGGACGGTCTGTTCCGTGTCGATCAGGATGAAGAACACGACCTTCGCGTCGGCAGCCGGCCTCCCCTTCACGTGGTTCTTGAAGAAATCGAACTTGCGGTCGTCGTAGAACCGCTTCTCGGCGGGATTGGCGAAGCCGCCGTGGTAGATCGCGAGGAGGTCGTCGACGATCGCGTAGGCGAAGCACTCGCGCCCGATCGAATCGAGGTAGGCCTCGATGCCGTCGCGCGCGGCGGGAAGAAGCGCCTTGACTTCGGAATAGGTCTTCGTCCGGGCGTCGTAGACGACGGTCCCGTTCATGAGGATGAGCGGCATCCGGAAGTCGATGCCCTGAAACAGGGAGAAGAGCGAGGCAGGCGTCCGCGTGGTCGCGATCGTGACGTCGACGCCTTCACGGAGCAGATGCTTCAGCTTGTACTTCGAGAACGAGTCGAGCTGGCCCTGCGGGTTCAGGATCGCGCCGTCGAGGCCGCAGACGAACAGAAGGTCGTGGTTGACGCGGCGGCGGGAGAAGGAGATCGAGTCGATCAGGAATGCGAGCATCGATCCGATGATCGTCGAACCGATGCGGTTGACGGCGAACTCGAACGGCGGAAGTCCCATGTTGCGGGTGCTGACGGTGACCGAGAGGTAGGTCAGGACGACGACGAACGTGGCGAGCGTCTGCTTGGTCACGACGGTGAACTGGATCAGGGGGACGACGGCGAGGGTGACCACGAGATAGAACACGGCGAGGTTGGCGCCTTCGCCGATCGCGGCGGTGACGGGTGCGGCGCAGAATCCCTCGTAGAGGAGGACGATCGCGAGGCCGTAGAAGCCGCCGATGACGGAACCGACGGAACGGATCCGCGCCTGGCGGAAGCTCGCGTCATGGTCGCTTTGGACCGAATAGGCGGCGGCGATGCCGGCGAAGAACGGCGAGAACCACGTCGCCGCGAAGTCCTTGTCGATGAGGACGAGGACGAGGTTGACCAGGAGGCAGGCGGCGATCGCCGCGGCCGTCTTGATGTTTCTGAGACCGATGTGAAGCATGGATTCTATCCCCTTTGATTCAAGCCGTGAACGCCCTCCGCGGACTTGCTGTAACGATTATACAACGAACCCGTGCGCGCGTAAAGCGAAATCGATGCGGTCTCGATCGGAGCGTGCGCGATCGTTGCAACTTCCCGGGGACCCCATGAAAAAACGCGTCGAAACCTTCGTCGTTCGGCACCGCCGGAGGTCGGGACGCGTACTTCATTCCGCTTCCCGAAAAGGTCGGCGAAGGATGTTTTCGAGATGGTCGAAGAGACGATCGGCGATCTGCTGCATGCCATGGATGGAGGGATGGACTTCGTCCGCCGAGAGGAGCGACATGTCGCCGAGCAGGTCCGTTCCGTCGGCGTAGTGCACGTTCGGGTCATTGCGCTCGGCGACGATCGCAGGCAACAGGCGGCGCCAACGGGCGGCTTCGACTCCCTGATGGAAGTCGTTGCCGGAGAAAAACGGCGAGATGACCACGATCGGCTTCCGAGGATTGCGCCCGGCGATTTCGGACAGGGTACGCCGCACCCGTTCGCGGATCAGGGATTCGTCCCAGTCGAGCACGTTGATGCCGAGTTCGAGGACGGCCATATCCCATGCGCCGGCTTCTCCGAGAGCGGCGATGTAGTCGACCATCTCCGGCTCCATGCGGCAGCTGCCCGCCATGCCGAGATTGCGCAGATCCATCCCGAGCCGGTGGGCGACGACCGATGGCCACGCGTAGGAGATCGACAGGGCGTTGGATCCGTGGGTGATGGAGGAACCGTACGTCAAAAGGGTTCGGGACGGCAGCTGGCGCTTTGCCGGCGGAACGACGTCGCCTTCGACGTCGAGGATGCGGATGTCGCCCCGTTCGAGGATCACGCGGACGACATCGGGATTCCACTCCGATCCCGCCCGTTTCGAGACGTCCCGCAGGACATCGACGTTGGCCGGTCGGGAGAAGACGAACTCGGTCGGCTGAACGGGGATGTGGCTGTTCATCTCATGCCCGTCCCATCCGGCCTGCACGCCGCCGTAGAACGTATGGAGGGTGGTCAGGAACCGGGGGTCGGAGAGCGACTGAAGGGTGATCTTCGCCTGCCCGCTATGGATGACGAACCGCAGTTCGACGCCGATGGCGTTTCTGGCCATGGATCGACCCATGTCGGTCTCCAGCGCGTCGTAGACGTGCCGGGGGACCCTGAGCCAGGTGATGCCCCGATCGTGATGTTCGATGTGACCGATGTTGTGGATGTCGATGTTCCTGTATTCCATCGCGAGCGACTCCTCATGGAGAATGTGGCTTCATGGCATAGGGCGAAAATCCGATTGGCGGTCCGTCGTTTCCGCAACGCGTCCCCATGAACGCATCGGATCCTAGCGCCTTGATCCATCATAGCACAAGTCGGGCTCCGAAAGCAACGCTCCGCCGTCAATCCGACCGGTCGGTCGAGACGAAAAAGAATATCCTGACGGATATTCCTTCGTTTCGGTTCATTCGGCCGGTTTCGGGAAGTAGTATTCATCCACGACCCTGAGGTAGTCGAGCCGCTTGACGTATCCTTCCGGGATCTGCCGTCCCAGTTTCTCGAAATCCTCGAGCGCGATCGACCGGCGACCTTCCTCGCCGCGCTTCCAGAACGCCGTGACGTACTCGGCGTCGAGCAGGAAGACCTTTCCGAGGAGGGTGAACTGCACGATGATGAAGCCGATGCCGCCGTGGCGGCGGATGCTCTCGAGGTGCTTCACCTGGTGTTCGTGCATGTTCTTGAGCGGAAACGCCGTCTTGGTCCGTGTCTCCTTTGCCTCGAAGTCGATGTAGCGGCCGCGGTAGATGCCGTTGTAGTCGGTGGTCGAGGGAATCTTGTAGTACGCCTCGGAGATCCGGGCGGCGCTCCGGCGCTCGTAGTCCACCTTGACGACCTGGATCGGGATCGGCTTCTTGTAGATGTGGGCGACGTCGTTTGCGACGTAATATTCGTTCGTCTGGTTGATCGCTTCCTCGAGGTCCATACCGCGGTTGGCGACCGACACGGTCGTCTTCTGCGGCGTCGCCTTCTTGATCGGGTAGTTCACCATGGGCATCACCGATCCCTATTCTACCACATTCCTTCGGGTTTTCGACCCGTGCTCCTTGAAAGAGCGGACGGTTTCCCGAACCGATCGTGAAAAAACGACTTTTCCGTTTTCAAAACGGCCGTTTTGGCGTATAATAATCCCATCGGACCAACCGCATCGCATCATGAAAGGAGACACCATGAGCCAGATCAAGTTCTATGCGCTGGGCGGTCTCGGGGAAAACGGCAAGAATCTCTATTGCGTCGAGGTGGACCGGCGGATCGCCGTCCTGGACGCGGGTCTCAAGCACCCGTCCGGCGACCTCCTCGGCATCGACGCGATCGTGCCGGACATCAGCTATCTGGAATCCCGCAAAAAAGACATCGTCGGCGTCTTTCTCTCCCACGCCCACGACAAGGCCATCGGCGCGCTGCCGATGCTGCTTAGGCAGATCCCGGCGCCCGTCTACGGAACCAGCTTCACGATCGCGGTCGTGAAGGACATGCTGAAGGAGAACAGGCTGAACCCCGAAGACTATGCGTTCCACGTCGTCGATCGCGACCAATCGATCGACTTTCCGTCGTTTTCGATCCAATTTCATTCCACCACGCACGCGGTGCCGGAATCTTCCGGGATCGCCGTTTCGACATCCGACGGCGTCATCGTGTACGCCACCGACTTCACCTTCGATCAGAACGTCGGCGCCTTCTACCAGACCGACTTCGCGAAGCTCTCGAAGTATGGCGAGCAGGGCGTCCTCGCCCTCCTCTGCGAATCCTCGGGTGCCCTCACCGTCGGCCACTCGACTTCCGACATCAATCTGATCCGGACGATCCGCGACACCCTCAAGGTCGCCGCGGGGCGGACCGTCGTGGCGATGTACTCGACCGAGATCGCCCACATCCAGCGCGTCATCGACGAGGCCTTGAAGATCGGCAAGAACATCTCGATCATCGGCCGCAAGGCGCAGCGGATGGTCGACATCGGCGAGACGATGGGCTACATCCGGATTCCCAAGGATCGCCTCGTCAATCTGAAGTACCTCGACGAAGAGAACGAGAACGACCTGCCCGACGTCGTCTTTCTCGTCACCGGCGAGCGCCACGAGCCGTTCTACATGCTGCAGCGGATGACGAAGGGGTTCGACCGACTGCTCCATCTGAACGCCAAGGACACCGTCCTGATGCTCTGTCCGCCGATCGTCGGCACCGAGAAGATCGCGGCGAAGACCTACGACGCGATCTACCGCCTCGGTGCGAAGCTCGTCAAGGTCGACAAGAAGGTCCTGCCGCCGTCGCACGCCTCGACGGAGGACATCAAGCTCCTCTACACCCTCCTCAAGCCGAAATATGTGATCCCGATCAACGGCGAATACCGCTATCTCCAGGCCCAGGCCGACCTTGCGGTCGAATACGGCTTTCCCGCCGAGAACGTCCCCGTCATCGACAACGGCGAGGTCGTCACCTTCGAGGGCGGCGTCCTCGAACTGAAGCACGACACCGTCATGAACGGCTCGATCATGGTCGACGGTTCGTTCGACGCCGACGTGAACGACGCCGTCGTCAAGGAACGCGAGTTCCTCTCGCAGGACGGTTTCCTCCTGATCATCGCCAACATCGACGCACGCGAACGTCTGATGCTGAACAAGCCGGAGATCGTTTCCCGCGGCTTCATGTACATGAAGGACAACGAAGAGGTCATCAAGCAGATCGAGACGATCTACCAGAACATCACCGCCAAGCAGTTCGCCGCCAAGTACATCGACTGGCGCGTGTACAAGGAATCGATCCGCGACCAGGTCGCCGACTATCTCTACAAGGAGACGAAGCGCAAGCCGGTCGTGATTCCCCTCATCATCGACACCCAGAGCGACAAGATCTGCAAGGTCCTCTGATCCGTCCCGAAACCGAATCAAAAGCGCCGACGCCCGGTTGACCGGATGTCGGCGCTTGTTTTCTACTTTCTGGTTTTCGGCATCAGGACCGTGATCCCGCCCATGAAGGGGACGAGCACGTCCGGAACCCGGACCGATCCATCCGCCTGCTGATACTGCTCGACGATCGCCGGGAAGATGCGCGAGGTCGCGAGCCCGGAGGCGTTCAGGGTATGGCAGAAACGGGTCTTGCCGGTCTTTTGATCACGGTAGCGGATCTTTCCGCGGCGGGCCTGGTAATCGCGCGCGTTGGACGCGGACGACACTTCCTTGTAGATTCCCATCGACGGGATCCAGACCTCGATGTCGTAGGTGCGCGCCATCGAGTGGCTGCAGTCGCCGGCGGCGAGCTTCGACGTCTGAAAATGGAGCCCGAGTTTTTTGACGAGGCTCTCGGCCTTCCCGACCATCTCCGCGAAGGCGGCGTCGGAGTTCTCCTCGGTCGTGTACTGCACGAGCTCGACCTTGTTGAACTGGTAGCCGCGGATCATCCCGCGCTCCTCCGTGCGGTAGGAACCCGCCTCCTGGCGGTAGCACGGGGTGTATGCGAAATACTTCCGCGGAAGATCGTCCGCGGCGAGGATCTCGTCACGGTGGAGGTTGACGAGCGCGGTCTCCGCCGTCGGCAGCATGAACTTCTCGGGATCGCTGCCCTTGAGCCAGAAGACGTCGTTCTTGAACTTCGGGAACTGGCCGGCGGTATAGCCGCTCTCCTCGTTCAACAGGTGCGGCGGCAGGATCATCGTGTAGCCGTCGGCGAGATGTTCGGAGACGAAGAAGTTGAGGAGCGCCCATTCGAGCCGCGCGCCGAGGTCGGTGTAGATCCACGTGCCGGAGCCGGAGATCTTGGCGCCGCGGGCGTAGTCGACGAGACCGATCGACTCGCACAGTTCGACATGGTTCCTGACGGGGAAGGAAAACGCCGGCTTCTCGCCGTAGGTGCGGATCGGCATGTTGTTTTCCTTTCCGCCGGGAAGCAGGTCCTCGTCGGGGGTGTTGGGCAGGGCGGCGGCGAAGGCGTCGATCGTCGCCTGCAGGTCCTTCAGTTCGGCTTCGGCCGCGGCGTTCTGGGCGGAGAGTTCCTTGACGCGGGCGAAGATCGCCTGGACGTCGCCGCCCTGCTTCTTGACGGCGGGGACGGAGGCGGAAAGGCGGTTCTGTTCGGCCTTGACGGATTCGATCGAGACCAGAAGGGTGCTGCGGCGTTCGAGATCCGCAAGCAGCGGGGCGAAATCGGCGTCCCAGCCCTTGCGGGCAAGCAGTTCCCTGATCTTCTCGGGGCTTTCCTTGATGCGGTTCAGATCGAGCATGACGATTCCTCCTTGGAATAGAAACGTCCCTTACCATGGGGTAAAGGACGATGTGATCGCGGTGCCACCTTCATTCCGGGGAAGTCCCCGGCGCTTGG
Coding sequences within it:
- the htpG gene encoding molecular chaperone HtpG, encoding RTITITDNGMGMTYEELVNNLGTIAKSGTLEFLQSLKDKQAASADLIGQFGVGFYSAFMVSSKVVVESKSPYSEKAYRWISEGEDTFTIEECDKVSRGTEITLHLRKDEDEEKYSTYLDDWQLGHLVKKYSDYVKYPIRMDREKSVPKKDAEGKEIEGKFDTVVERETLNQMTPIWNKNKSELKDDELDQFYKTQYADYDAPAFTVWTDVEGAITYKSIVYVPAKAPYNLYSEKYEKGLQLYAKGVFVMDKCKELVPDYLRFVKGLVVSPDLSLNISREILQHDRQLKKIAQNLEKKILAEFEKALKNDREKYEKFWGEFGVNLKYGVYDQFGEKKDLLKDLILFSTANQEKRVTLREYVEKMPEGQKEIYFASAPNKNQVRVMPQMDILKKKGYDVLVLSDDVDEFMIQILHEYDKHEFKSINQGDLDLLDEQEKEAIKSKEDESRDLLAAIQDVLKDEVKEVKLSTRLSDSPVCLVSGEGLSFEMEKVISQMPGDKEMKADKILEINPNHPLFQAIGKVHAKGGDLLSDFAWILYDQALLIEGIAVKDPVGFAEKMVRLMIKAAE
- a CDS encoding amidohydrolase, yielding MSDLYENARFFTGEGFAEAVLVEDGRFAFVGSGTEARTRHRGGAAVDLGGALVVPGFNDSHMHLYGMALMNERPGLQGVRSVSELQERLRAHLASPRFTGGFLLARGFDQNRFDVVRFPTRADLDAVDDRIPIVVTRVCGHVAVLNTPALKRSGIDASTRVDGGSIDFADGILAEKALDLVFSNRLPTTKAEVRRLLLAGMRLLNRDGITTVQTDDLSHAFPGDYERMIEVYRELAEEGLLTVRIRAQSHLPTLAMLADYIAKGYPNRRYGDFLKMGPLKLLLDGSLGARTAAMSAPYADDSGTSGILTYSDEELHELVATAHRAGMSVAMHAIGDRAMTQALDVYERVLGELPRPDHRHALIHCQITTDAILARMARLDVYAAVQPIFIDADMAVVEARVGAAKAVKSYAWKTMQDLGINVAFGTDAPVEDANPFENLRAAVRRTDRAGRLYRPDQKMPVADAIRAYTVASARQTRDERELGSIATGMRADFAVLPPDAFERIEGGGKLPAVRMTFVGGKRVF
- a CDS encoding HAD hydrolase family protein, which produces MLHIGLRNIKTAAAIAACLLVNLVLVLIDKDFAATWFSPFFAGIAAAYSVQSDHDASFRQARIRSVGSVIGGFYGLAIVLLYEGFCAAPVTAAIGEGANLAVFYLVVTLAVVPLIQFTVVTKQTLATFVVVLTYLSVTVSTRNMGLPPFEFAVNRIGSTIIGSMLAFLIDSISFSRRRVNHDLLFVCGLDGAILNPQGQLDSFSKYKLKHLLREGVDVTIATTRTPASLFSLFQGIDFRMPLILMNGTVVYDARTKTYSEVKALLPAARDGIEAYLDSIGRECFAYAIVDDLLAIYHGGFANPAEKRFYDDRKFDFFKNHVKGRPAADAKVVFFILIDTEQTVRAIADHIRTQAFGGDVVMNVYPFDDVEGYWFLKINGISASKEQAVCHLVTSFGKQNVVAVGGKAFDVPMMQIADYAIALESADPEARAVADLVIPGNDPDQILRVIDRIRRMPSLDRLHRAAWRKHSHD
- a CDS encoding SGNH/GDSL hydrolase family protein is translated as MEYRNIDIHNIGHIEHHDRGITWLRVPRHVYDALETDMGRSMARNAIGVELRFVIHSGQAKITLQSLSDPRFLTTLHTFYGGVQAGWDGHEMNSHIPVQPTEFVFSRPANVDVLRDVSKRAGSEWNPDVVRVILERGDIRILDVEGDVVPPAKRQLPSRTLLTYGSSITHGSNALSISYAWPSVVAHRLGMDLRNLGMAGSCRMEPEMVDYIAALGEAGAWDMAVLELGINVLDWDESLIRERVRRTLSEIAGRNPRKPIVVISPFFSGNDFHQGVEAARWRRLLPAIVAERNDPNVHYADGTDLLGDMSLLSADEVHPSIHGMQQIADRLFDHLENILRRPFREAE
- the recU gene encoding Holliday junction resolvase RecU, with amino-acid sequence MVNYPIKKATPQKTTVSVANRGMDLEEAINQTNEYYVANDVAHIYKKPIPIQVVKVDYERRSAARISEAYYKIPSTTDYNGIYRGRYIDFEAKETRTKTAFPLKNMHEHQVKHLESIRRHGGIGFIIVQFTLLGKVFLLDAEYVTAFWKRGEEGRRSIALEDFEKLGRQIPEGYVKRLDYLRVVDEYYFPKPAE
- a CDS encoding ribonuclease J — translated: MSQIKFYALGGLGENGKNLYCVEVDRRIAVLDAGLKHPSGDLLGIDAIVPDISYLESRKKDIVGVFLSHAHDKAIGALPMLLRQIPAPVYGTSFTIAVVKDMLKENRLNPEDYAFHVVDRDQSIDFPSFSIQFHSTTHAVPESSGIAVSTSDGVIVYATDFTFDQNVGAFYQTDFAKLSKYGEQGVLALLCESSGALTVGHSTSDINLIRTIRDTLKVAAGRTVVAMYSTEIAHIQRVIDEALKIGKNISIIGRKAQRMVDIGETMGYIRIPKDRLVNLKYLDEENENDLPDVVFLVTGERHEPFYMLQRMTKGFDRLLHLNAKDTVLMLCPPIVGTEKIAAKTYDAIYRLGAKLVKVDKKVLPPSHASTEDIKLLYTLLKPKYVIPINGEYRYLQAQADLAVEYGFPAENVPVIDNGEVVTFEGGVLELKHDTVMNGSIMVDGSFDADVNDAVVKEREFLSQDGFLLIIANIDARERLMLNKPEIVSRGFMYMKDNEEVIKQIETIYQNITAKQFAAKYIDWRVYKESIRDQVADYLYKETKRKPVVIPLIIDTQSDKICKVL
- the serS gene encoding serine--tRNA ligase gives rise to the protein MLDLNRIKESPEKIRELLARKGWDADFAPLLADLERRSTLLVSIESVKAEQNRLSASVPAVKKQGGDVQAIFARVKELSAQNAAAEAELKDLQATIDAFAAALPNTPDEDLLPGGKENNMPIRTYGEKPAFSFPVRNHVELCESIGLVDYARGAKISGSGTWIYTDLGARLEWALLNFFVSEHLADGYTMILPPHLLNEESGYTAGQFPKFKNDVFWLKGSDPEKFMLPTAETALVNLHRDEILAADDLPRKYFAYTPCYRQEAGSYRTEERGMIRGYQFNKVELVQYTTEENSDAAFAEMVGKAESLVKKLGLHFQTSKLAAGDCSHSMARTYDIEVWIPSMGIYKEVSSASNARDYQARRGKIRYRDQKTGKTRFCHTLNASGLATSRIFPAIVEQYQQADGSVRVPDVLVPFMGGITVLMPKTRK